A stretch of DNA from Triticum dicoccoides isolate Atlit2015 ecotype Zavitan chromosome 2A, WEW_v2.0, whole genome shotgun sequence:
gttggagatgctcttagcattATTGCCGAAAGAATGTCACGACGCGCGTCCGCGATGGTGCTGTTCTCTATcgatcttcctcttctccttttttGTGAGGGGCGTAGGTGCTGTTCTCAAGTCCACTAAATGTCGCAATTAGTACTCCTCTTGTAAACTAATAGTATATAAGAGTTTTAAATCACTATTTTATAGTAACCTAAAAAATCTTATGTTAGTTTAACTAACACTCTTTCTGTATGAAAATAAatatcgctgatttagtacaaaatCAGTACTATAAAGTTGTATTAAATCAatgacacttattttgagatgaaGGGATTACTATTCTAGTATGTCTTTTAACACATAAGAGCATATACAATCTGGATTGGCTAATTTCGATCACCAAACATCGGCGGAGATGCCGGGTTCTTTAGCAATTTGACACTGCTAAAAAAATAGGACGTTTAGCAAAGATCCGCAGAGCCATTAAAGTCCCTAGAAGTGTGCTTAACCGAAAACAAAGCGAAACTTGAAGTTTTGTCCCTAATTTCATTGAAGATAGGCGTCAATTACGAATCTACAATCTGAAATTGTGACATGACAGTCAGCGGTTTACGACCTCTAAACAGTCAACCTCCATGACAACTTGCGAGAACCCTGTATGTTGAGATGCTCTAATAATCTATGTTAGTCGCACTCTGTCTATGCTACCCGTGAACACGACGGTTTCCAGCCCacaagtagtagtagtaggagAAATGGCGTTGACCATGGTAGGCATgcaaggcatagctagcttgtgcatTTCGGTCGCATTGCACTGCGCTAGCTACTATACTAGCATCTTAACTAAATATAAACACTCCGTCGTTAAGCAATTCTCTaggagaagaaaaataagaggaatAATGCAAGCATTTGGCTGGTCTGAACCCACAAGGGAATATAAGTGCATGGAGGAAAAATCCAAAAAGAAACGAGGGAATCATAACGATCCAAGACAAAACATGGGGTGCATGCCTGCCTACGCGTGCGATGTGTGGGGGGTTCTTCCATCACGTCGCCCACCCCCAAACGAAACTGACGTTTTTGTATCTGCATTCTCAAGTTCGCAGAAAAACATGGCCGGTTCTCTCTGTTAATCAAGGGTACACTCTTCCACTCAAATGCTATAAGATTTACTTTGTGTTTAAAATGCATAATATGCTAGCTACAATTATTTGATCGGCAAGCAAAGCATGCTACGATTTGTAGAATATGTCTCAGGGCATGCATGTAATTTGCATCGGACCGTGACGTTGAGTTTATCTTCTAGTGGTCGGGAATGCTtaacaataaaataaataaaggctGATAGTCATAATTTAGCTATAGTTACCAGCGAGAAAGTAATTCGCTAGGATAGATTAGATCACTTGGAGGCGACTATAGTACACGCAAACAAGACTTCTTGGCACAAAGATTAGGTGCAACAGTCTGACTATTGCAGGAAACGTTAGGCGATTTCATCTCAGACATTCCTTCCACCAGTTGGTGTAATTTATTTGCTTTGGGTTGCTATCACCAGCAAGACTCCCTTTCTGGGGTCAAGACCTTTGATTGATTAGTTCGAATTTATGCCCTAGTCCTATTCCTTTGTTTTATTTGTAAGAGATAACATATATTATTTATGCTGATTTGATGTATTTATCCTGATTCCAATGTGTGAAACATGGCACCGGGCCATAAATCAAGTATTGAATCCATGCTTTTGTGTAATCTCAATATTCCTAAATCCTTACCATTATACATCTAGCATGTGCTCTGGGCCTCTGACTTAAGAATCACTAAAGAGAAGATTGAAGGATCGGAATTTCTTGATAGTATAGCTAGATGTGACTTGTCTTGAACAAATACAGAGCAATTTCCTTTTTgtctgggccttctttttttgcaaAGAATTTTTCGTATGTATTGAGATACTATCTTTATCATGGATATTTTAATTAGTCTCCAAGACTATTcctccaatccatattaattgtcactTGATTTTCTAGAAAGCGTACAATAACTAAGTTTTTTCTTTGACTACTGTCACTAATAAATAATTTATGTTTGTCAGATAAAAAGTTATACCATTAGATCTACCATTAAAATAAGCTTCAAAATGTAAAATCTTAAATACCGCAATTGTTTCGCACCAAGCCAGCCCTTTATGGTTGCTCGGACACATAGGGAACCTGCCTGTTCGCTAACAATGCAAAATCACCACATGCCCACATATAGATGAAATAAACATTTTATAATTTTGAAAATGAATTACTTTCAACCCTAATGTCCAAATCTACCTTTTGTTGCAAAGaatatttatattttttttggaaaataacaattttattaaagCATGAAAGTTGATTCAAGTAAACAAAACTGGGCACAACAAACAAACGTTATGAAAAATCATTGAAGACAAACAATTATGACAAAATGAATTGCTTTTCATCTTTGATGAATATTGAACCATAATATTTTTTAGTTCTTTAAGATAGAACTCATATCATTGAATTCCATTAGAAACAATTTCACAATGTAAAATTTAAACATAAGTATTTATATTGGTTAAAGTTGCTCGATCACTAGAGATTGTGCAAAACCCAAAACAATGTCTATTTGGGAACAAAGGGACTAGGTCTCTTTTTTTCGGTAGTCGAGATAGGATCATAAAGCATGCACGTCAAAAACCTAAGAccataatgtactccctccgttccataatataagagcatttttgaaaaatgctcttatattatgggacggatggagtaacatactagtactactacaagaCAATCGAGTTAAAGAAATTACAGCCCAAGTAGTGCAGTTGCTCTTCATTGTAATTCTGGTCGGTTAATGGCTTTATCAATTCAAAGGCTTGGTTTGCCTCCAGCTAACATTTTAAATAAAAATAGAGCATGACAGTGCTGTTCTCTAGTGACTGATCTTGGGTTGCTGAACAACCGCTTGGATCATGATCAGTTGCACCAGATCAATTTTACTTACCAAGCTGACGCAATGCCGGAAGACCGCCAGCGACCCAACACCCCGGCGGTCAGGTAGGCGAAATTCTCCTCGCCGCCCTTTCCAAACGGTTTATATATACCCAAGACACACAACCACATCTTTTCCACTGCCACTACCCCTCATCTTAGCTTcaccccctttccccttcccctccGCCCACCCAACAAGCACTCACCACTCCCTTGCATCCCAGCTTGCTTGCATCTCGCTCCTCTCCGCCGCACACCGAGAAGATCGACCAAGAAACGGGGCGGCGTCGGTGGATCGGTCCGTTGATATGGGAGATCATCAGCTGATGTACGCTGCTCCGGCCAtgcacaacggcggcggcggcggagctgtcTCACACGGCATGTGGTGGAATACCAACACAACCGCGGTGCCCGCGGCGGCGTGCTCGACGGAGCTCGCAGGGTTCAACACCTGGCCGGCCGCTCAGCTGGCTGCTGGTGGCTACGACATGGCGGCGGCCGACGGCGGCAAGGCCAAGAGCTGCACCACCACGGCCTCCTCCGAGTCGCCCGGGAACAACAGCTCCGTAACCTTCCAAGAAACAGCCAGCATCAGCGACCCGGCAGCCGGCTTCACCGACTGGAATAGCCCTTACATGTGAGTTGTTCGATTCACCTACCCTTGCTGGATCAGTTTACCCTCCGTGATCTCGTACTATCAAATGATATGTATGGTGATGATGATAGATAGATAGTTAGATGCATACTTATCTACTCCCGTGACTCTAAAATTGATTAATGAAATCTATGTGTATGTGCGTGTGTTTTAACCTTTTCACAGGAGCAACGGCGGCGCTGGTAACATGCATGGGTTCCTCCAAGTTGGCCACCATGACATGAGCTCAAGAACGGACCAGCAGAGCCACATGAACGCGTCAAGCATGCTGAATGACCCATCAGCAAATAAGCTAGACCTAGCGCTGCAAGGCCACCAGCAGGCCGGCGATCACCACCGCCAGCAGAAGCTATTGTCCAGTCTGGGGGCGCCCGAGCTGCTCCTGTCGCCGAACTCACCCTACGGGTTCCAGTCGTCGTCGCTGCTGAGGAGCCTCTTGGAGCCGATGGCCAAGCCGGCACCGGCGGCGGGGATTCAGCAGTACCAGTACCAGCAGATGGGCGGCCAGGCAGGGGTCAGGGAGCCGCTACAGTTCACCAACGATGCGGCGTTCTGGAACCCGTCTGCCGGGTTCGGCATGGCGATGCCAGCGCCGGCGGTGTCTGAGCAGACTAGCGTGCGTGCGGTGAAACGACCATCGCCGGCGCCGCGTGGGGCAAATCTTGCACTAAAGGTAAGCTTGTGCCAGTGATTACTCTAGCATGGAGTAGACAATAACACAAGAAACTAAATGAATAGCTGGCTAATAAGTTAACCTTCTTTGTCTGTAGAGTGTGTTAGAAGGAGTGGGGGACTCTAGCTCGATCGTTACCAAGAAGGCGAACAGCGAGCCGGCATTCAAGAAGCCGAGAACGGAGACGCCGTCGTCATTGCCGACCTTCAAGGTAGGCATCATCCCATAGCCCCATACATACCTATGTATCTACCATGCAGAATTGCAGATGCATGCATGGTCAACTTAACTTACAACCAGCTGGTTGTTTCAAACTCCACACGCATTATTTGGTGCATGTTGCGTGGATCAAAACCCGTATTATATATGCATCTTTATTGATTATTAAAGTTGCTCCACACATACATTACAGGTTAGGAAGGAGAAGCTAGGGGACAGGATCACAGCACTCCAACAGCTCGTCTCTCCTTTCGGAAAGGTAATCAAGCGAGCTGTCCAGCTAGTTTAGCTAGGCTTTTCATGTCCAATCGTCCAATGTGCATTACTCAAACCAAACGTCCAAGGAGTTTATGAAAAATATCATTACACAAACCAGTAGAGTGCTGCTTGGTAGTTGGATccacatcatatatatatatatatcgtcaaCCACATGTACGATCTTGTCGCTGCTGCAAAAGCGTTGTTCCTTTCCTCTCCTCGATCCTTTCGAGAGATTTGACAGACACACATGCGTCTAAGTCTAACACACAATCTTAACATTTATCGTTGCGCGTGCGTGCAGACGGATACGGCGTCGGTGCTCCACGAGACCATCGAATACATCAAGTTCCTCCACGACCAGGCTGGTGTAAGTGCATGTGCCAAGTGCTTTTGATCATGGCATCTggagcacgcacgcacgcacgagcTCTATCGATTTCCTCACAGGAGACTAGCTAGATGTTGGAGACCGAGCTCATGAACATTTGTTTCTGCATCCATGCAGGTGCTTAGTGCTCCATACTTGAAGAGGGGCCATCATCAGCATCAAGTGCCACAGTACCTCAAGGTATACACATGGCGTGGTTGCTGCATCTGCATGCTTGCTCTTTCCCACTTCCCATTGCCACATGAATACGAATACCATCTCCTAGTGCATGCCTGATAGCTTTTGCATCTGTTTGTGTTTGGTCACAGAGCTCGAGTGCTAGCCCTGACAAGTCGTGCAAGGATGGCAGCGGCGAGGTGTCGCTCAAGGGCCGGGGGCTGTGCCTGGTGCCGATATCGAGCACGTTCGCGGTGGCCAGCGATGGGCCCGTCGACTTCTGGACCCCCTTCGGCGGCCAGTTTAGGTAGACGAAGGCTCGCCGGGTGGAACGAACGTGCGGCGCAGATCGATCCGACGGCGTTCCTCGATCAACCATGATGATTTAGTATCTATATAAGTAGCTCATGATCGTAATTTGTAACGGATAGCACTACGTACGTACTGATGAAGCTATATGGTTAGCTAGATGAACCTTTGGAATGAGTGCTTCAAGACTTGTACTCATTCTTCAGGTTCATCAGGGAATAATCAATGAATTTGACTAAGGGACCAGCTAGCTGAGAGGACTGAATTATGTCATAGTGATCATCCGATCGTCGTCGTCGATCGGGTTCGTATGATTGGTGGGTTCATATGATTGGTTGTTAGGCTTGCATCATCGATCGGTTGTGTCTAAGAACTAATTTAATGGTTCGGTACTTTAATCCAGTACGTGATGGATCAAAGCAGATCTGTCTGTAGCAGGTTTCATTCTCTACGGATATATTGCAGtattccctccgtttttatttagttcgcatattaactttggtcaaagtcaagctttacaaactttgaccaaatttatatacaaaaatattaagatatacaataacaaatcaacaacattagatttactattaaatgtactttcacatcgtatagatttattatgataaatgtctatattgttttctataaacttggtcaaactttacgaaatttgacttcagtcaactctaatatgcagagtaaataaaaacgaagggagtaccaAATTGATTAATAAAAGTGGCATCTCTCTTTGATTGACCTCAGCAGAGTGTGTCTTTTGCTAATATAAGCTTCTCTTTTGAACCTGACCACATGTTTTGGTATAATATAAGCAGGGCTTTCAGAatttgtgcatgcatgcgtgtcctTTTCCTTAAATATTGCCAGAATCTTTCAGGCTAAATTATTCCATTTCTATGCTAGTGGATTATCGGCATGCGTAAGTTCTTCGCAGGCATATTCTATACTGCGTGTGTTTCTTGTTATGTGGTCTACGTTGCAGTCCTGATCGGTACCAACCAAGCTGTAGTATTTTGTAGAGTATTGGGTAAGAAAGATGAACTCAACATACGTGTCTCTTCTGGTATGAGCGATGAAATTCAACCGAAAACGAACCGTGGCACAGAAATTCAGGTAAGTTCGACACGCCGAGAAACGACTGAATCTCAACTGTAGTCTTGCACTGAAACTAGACTGCTAGAGAGTATTTGCCCTAGCAACAAGCTAATACTCCATCTCCTCTGCTTTACGTTTTGGTGGTATCGCACCAATTTCCAGTACACTTTTAGGTCTTGCTGAGTCTATCTGTGTGGATGACTGCTGAAATGAAAAGAGTGAAGCACCAGTTTTTCTTAGAAAGCTGAACATCGTAGTGGGATGGTTGGCATAAAATGGATTGATCTT
This window harbors:
- the LOC119356642 gene encoding transcription factor bHLH112-like, which gives rise to MGDHQLMYAAPAMHNGGGGGAVSHGMWWNTNTTAVPAAACSTELAGFNTWPAAQLAAGGYDMAAADGGKAKSCTTTASSESPGNNSSVTFQETASISDPAAGFTDWNSPYMSNGGAGNMHGFLQVGHHDMSSRTDQQSHMNASSMLNDPSANKLDLALQGHQQAGDHHRQQKLLSSLGAPELLLSPNSPYGFQSSSLLRSLLEPMAKPAPAAGIQQYQYQQMGGQAGVREPLQFTNDAAFWNPSAGFGMAMPAPAVSEQTSVRAVKRPSPAPRGANLALKSVLEGVGDSSSIVTKKANSEPAFKKPRTETPSSLPTFKVRKEKLGDRITALQQLVSPFGKTDTASVLHETIEYIKFLHDQAGVLSAPYLKRGHHQHQVPQYLKSSSASPDKSCKDGSGEVSLKGRGLCLVPISSTFAVASDGPVDFWTPFGGQFR